From Toxorhynchites rutilus septentrionalis strain SRP chromosome 2, ASM2978413v1, whole genome shotgun sequence, a single genomic window includes:
- the LOC129767569 gene encoding sodium-dependent nutrient amino acid transporter 1-like encodes MENQSYIGDIDGSAKTKTTLPKNYNVSDAKIATLENGTPNNSLPVRDKWGKDVEFMLSCIAYSVGFGNVWKFPYTALKNGGGAFLIPYLVVLFLVGRPIYYLEMVMGQFSSRGCVKIYDMSPAMRGIGIGQTIAMFIVMTYYTPVLAITFRYLVASFSAVLPWAKCDPSWANCIDSDFVGVVASNSSVPAKASAELYFLNSVMHKNSSLYEGIGTPDWRLVLCLLFSWLCVATILIKGIRSSGKASYFLAIFPYVIIIILLVHACTLKGAMNGILYFLTPQWDQLMNVTVWYEAVTQCFFSLSVCFGGIIAYSSFNNFSNNVYRDAMIISWLDTFTSIIAGCIVFGVIGNLAYVTEQEDIQQVVKSGAGLTFMTYPDAIAKFDLLPQLFSALFFLMLFIVGLGSNLGVTTSIVTAIRDQRPWLKNWQVVSVVASAGFLLGMMYLTPGGLDLLDILDYYGAKYVTLTLAVFELVTLAWIYGVDRVCRDIKFMLNIDTSLYWRICWGIVTPLVTILILLLSFIDYTAFSVPSGYNILGWFIYIVAVLQLPIWGLYAAARMSSKSLDSLFASIKKSFRPLPEWGPEDEQVLARYKEEVEEYNATVPEDRNTATFIRRKLFS; translated from the exons CCAAAAAACTACAATGTATCGGATGCAAAGATAGCAACACTCGAAAATGGCACCCCGAATAATTCCCTACCAGTTCGTGACAAATGGGGCAAAGACGTTGAGTTTATGCTTTCCTGCATCGCCTATTCGGTCGGATTTGGAAACGTCTGGAAGTTTCCCTACACAGCGCTCAAAAATGGCGGTGGCGCGTTCCTGATACCCTACCTGGTGGTATTATTTCTCGTGGGACGACCGATCTACTATCTGGAAATGGTAATGGGCCAATTCTCCAGCCGGGGGTGTGTGAAGATCTACGACATGAGTCCTGCGATGAGAG GAATcggcatcggacaaaccattgCCATGTTCATCGTGATGACATACTATACACCGGTACTGGCCATCACATTCCGCTATCTGGTGGCTTCGTTCAGTGCGGTGCTGCCGTGGGCCAAATGTGATCCATCCTGGGCCAATTGTATCGATTCGGATTTCGTTGGAGTGGTTGCGTCCAACTCGAGTGTTCCAGCGAAAGCTTCAGCGGAGCTGTATTTTCT GAATTCCGTCATGCACAAGAACTCATCTCTGTACGAGGGAATAGGTACTCCCGACTGGAGGCTCGTTCTCTGTCTGCTGTTTTCATGGCTGTGCGTAGCGACCATCCTCATCAAGGGCATCAGAAGCTCTGGAAAGGCGTCGTATTTTCTAGCGATTTTCCCCTACGTGATCATCATTATCCTTTTGGTGCACGCTTGCACGCTGAAGGGAGCCATGAATGGAATTCTCTATTTTCTCACGCCCCAGTGGGACCAACTAATGAACGTTACG gTGTGGTATGAAGCCGTTACGCAGTGCTTCTTCTCGCTATCTGTTTGTTTCGGCGGTATTATTGCTTACTCTTCGTTCAACAATTTCTCCAACAATGTTTACAG GGACGCCATGATCATCTCCTGGCTCGACACCTTCACCTCCATCATCGCCGGCTGTATCGTGTTCGGGGTGATCGGAAACTTGGCGTACGTCACCGAGCAGGAGGACATCCAACAGGTGGTGAAGAGTGGTGCCGGGCTTACGTTCATGACCTATCCGGATGCCATCGCGAAGTTTGACCTGCTGCCGCAGCTATTTTCAGCGCTGTTCTTTCTCATGCTGTTCATCGTCGGCCTGGGAAGCAACCTTGGGGTAACGACCAGTATCGTCACTGCGATTCGGGATCAGCGTCCGTGGCTGAAAAATTGGCAGGTTGTTTCGGTGGTGGCCAGCGCAGGATTTCTACTCGGGATGATGTATTTGACGCCCGGCGGGTTGGATTTGTTGGATATTTTGGACTACTATGGAGCCAAGTATGTGACTCTGACGCTGGCGGTGTTCGAGCTGGTCACACTGGCTTGGATCTACGGGGTGGATCGAGTTTGTCGGGATATAAAGTTCATGCTGAACATCGATACCAGTCTGTACTGGAGGATTTGCTGGGGTATTGTGACCCCACTGGTGACCATTCTGATTCTTCTACTGAGCTTCATCGACTACACAGCTTTTTCGGTACCGAGTGGGTACAACA TTCTGGGTTGGTTCATCTACATCGTAGCCGTCCTACAACTACCAATCTGGGGTTTATACGCTGCTGCTCGAATGAGTTCAAAATCACTCGACTCACTGTTTGCATCCATCAAGAAATCATTCCGTCCTTTACCGGAGTGGGGCCCGGAAGACGAACAAGTGCTCGCTCGCTACAAAGAAGAGGTCGAAGAGTACAATGCTACCGTGCCGGAAGATAGAAATACCGCAACATTTATCAGACGGAAACTGTTCAGCTGA